One Methanobacteriaceae archaeon genomic region harbors:
- a CDS encoding UPF0179 family protein, translating into MITLIGKKLAKKGLIFMHCGSAPECDECRFKGTCVDSLEEGRMYIIKNIKDSEQKCNLHEGHKVKVIEVEKANIEALVDSKRAFEGSMISIKHPNCEEECEIHDMCFPEGLYENDKCKIVKTLGKPSKKCAKGYDLNRVILKY; encoded by the coding sequence TTGATAACCCTCATTGGAAAAAAACTTGCAAAAAAAGGATTAATATTTATGCATTGTGGATCTGCTCCAGAATGCGATGAATGCCGTTTTAAAGGTACCTGTGTTGATTCTCTAGAAGAAGGAAGAATGTATATTATCAAAAATATCAAAGATTCAGAACAGAAATGTAATCTACACGAAGGCCATAAAGTAAAAGTTATAGAAGTTGAAAAGGCCAATATAGAAGCTCTAGTTGATTCAAAAAGAGCTTTTGAAGGATCTATGATCTCAATAAAACATCCTAATTGTGAAGAAGAATGTGAAATCCATGATATGTGTTTCCCAGAAGGATTATACGAAAATGACAAATGTAAAATTGTTAAAACTCTAGGAAAACCTTCCAAAAAATGTGCTAAGGGATATGACCTTAATCGTGTCATTTTGAAATATTAA
- the rpiA gene encoding ribose-5-phosphate isomerase RpiA, producing the protein MNLKKNTGYEAAKEVLDGQIVGLGTGSTTHYFIEKLGMRIKEEDLDIMGIPTSYQSFFLAKDCNIPVTTLEEHDIDLAVDGADEVDPALNLIKGGGAAHTLEKIIDYSADRFIVIVDDSKMVETLGKFPVPLEVIPTASRVVSQILEDMGVVTSIRMAERKDGPVITDNGNFVIDAEFGILNDPEELEIELNSIPGVVENGIFSGVVDQVFVGTPDGIKKI; encoded by the coding sequence ATGAATTTAAAAAAAAATACCGGTTATGAGGCAGCTAAAGAAGTTTTAGATGGGCAGATCGTTGGTTTAGGAACTGGATCAACCACTCATTATTTTATAGAAAAACTAGGAATGAGAATAAAAGAAGAAGATTTGGACATTATGGGAATACCCACATCTTATCAGTCTTTCTTCCTGGCCAAAGACTGCAATATACCAGTAACCACTCTAGAAGAACACGATATAGATCTTGCTGTAGATGGTGCTGATGAAGTAGATCCTGCACTTAATCTAATTAAAGGAGGAGGTGCGGCTCACACACTGGAAAAAATTATCGATTACTCTGCAGATCGGTTTATTGTTATTGTAGATGATTCTAAAATGGTAGAAACCCTTGGAAAATTCCCAGTACCATTAGAAGTTATTCCTACTGCATCTAGAGTCGTTTCTCAAATTCTAGAAGATATGGGAGTGGTTACTTCAATAAGAATGGCTGAGCGAAAAGATGGTCCAGTTATAACTGACAATGGAAATTTTGTCATAGATGCTGAATTCGGGATTTTAAATGATCCAGAAGAACTTGAAATTGAATTGAATTCCATTCCAGGCGTTGTTGAAAACGGAATTTTCTCGGGAGTTGTTGATCAAGTTTTTGTGGGAACACCAGACGGTATAAAAAAGATTTAG
- a CDS encoding NAD(P)-dependent glycerol-1-phosphate dehydrogenase, which yields MDSKKIQLPREIHTGAGVINKTGIICRNLRFEDNILVVSGPKTLRIGGEKAIESLEAEGFNVENVTIHEASDEAVKKVQKKINDVSAVLGVGGGKVIDVAKIASTNSNIHFISVPTAASHDGIASPRASIRNSGGTVSLEANSPLGVIADTEIISKAPIRLLAAGCGDIISNYTAILDWKLASRLLNEDYSESASALSLMTAKMIIKYSDSIKEGLEESARMVVKSLISSSIAISIAGTSRPASGSEHKFSHALDMIAPKPALHGEQCGVGTIMMMHLHGEDWQFIRDALKRMHAPTTAEELGIDAEYIIEALTMAHSIRKERYTILGDRGLTREAAEKLAIKTEVI from the coding sequence ATGGATTCAAAGAAAATACAACTGCCCCGTGAGATACATACTGGAGCAGGAGTAATCAACAAAACGGGCATTATATGCCGTAATTTAAGGTTTGAAGACAATATATTAGTAGTCAGTGGCCCTAAAACACTGCGTATTGGTGGTGAAAAAGCTATTGAGAGTCTTGAAGCCGAAGGATTTAATGTTGAAAATGTAACAATCCATGAAGCTTCAGATGAAGCTGTTAAAAAAGTTCAGAAAAAAATAAACGATGTTTCTGCTGTTTTAGGAGTAGGTGGTGGAAAAGTAATAGATGTAGCAAAAATAGCGTCCACCAATTCCAATATTCATTTTATTAGTGTACCTACGGCAGCATCTCACGACGGAATTGCTTCACCAAGAGCTTCCATACGTAATAGTGGAGGAACTGTTTCTTTAGAAGCAAATTCTCCTTTAGGAGTCATTGCGGATACAGAAATTATTAGTAAAGCCCCTATAAGACTATTAGCTGCAGGATGCGGAGATATAATTTCAAACTATACAGCCATACTTGATTGGAAGCTTGCCAGCCGATTATTAAATGAAGATTACAGTGAATCTGCTTCTGCACTTTCATTAATGACTGCCAAAATGATAATCAAATACTCAGATTCCATTAAAGAAGGCTTAGAAGAGAGCGCACGTATGGTTGTAAAATCATTAATTAGTAGTAGCATTGCCATCAGTATTGCAGGCACAAGTAGGCCCGCGAGTGGCTCAGAACATAAATTCAGTCATGCTTTAGATATGATTGCTCCAAAACCAGCCCTGCACGGAGAACAATGTGGTGTAGGAACTATAATGATGATGCATCTTCATGGAGAAGATTGGCAGTTTATTAGGGATGCTCTAAAAAGAATGCATGCACCCACCACTGCAGAAGAGTTAGGTATAGATGCAGAATATATCATTGAAGCCCTTACTATGGCACATAGTATTCGGAAAGAAAGATACACAATTCTGGGAGATCGTGGTCTTACCAGAGAAGCAGCAGAAAAGCTGGCCATTAAAACGGAAGTGATTTAA